attattcataaaataaaaaaaaataataattaagaaaaatatgcatgtctatattatttaagaTTAGCTATTATATTCGcacaaaatttattttaacttttttaaataccAAAAAATCtggatatattatttatacatgcaacaaatttatattttacaaatattttttattagcaTGTATTAACTATGCTAtgaaaatacatataaaaatatttttaaaattattatattaccaaaaaatttaaatgaacATAATAACTATCtatgtaaaataatttaacatatatatatatagcatatttgtatatgattaacaaaataaacaagaaataaaaataattgctttatttcatatatcGATGGCATTGTGCTTTCTTTAAAATTGGATACAATGCTGTAtcttcaaaaaaaaagaaataatgaaattcGGTACGCATATACTCAGGTTCCATATAAGTTTGAACTTATAActtcttttattatgttttatattttccctTTTATAGGGAAATACtctttatttatgaaaatttatgaTGTATTTGTTCGTGACAAAGCACTATGAACtttgcatttttaaaacaaatggTTGAATAACCATTTgactaataatatattttattttacaaattatattgttAACATTTTCgtattttatcatataaacAAATCAATTACACATCAAAAAGACATGGAATCATCGATTATTTGtgcaatttttattacaatttGTTGGGTTTACAATATACATCACTTGAAATATATTGGAAAGCCATtgatttttgtttttctacTTTTAATTCGGTTTTTCCTTGACCCCGATTAGTATTTGGATTACTTTCCAAAGAATCGTTTATTACATCTATTTTAGATgtagaatatttttttatatattttttttaaaaaatatatttatttctctTAGATTAATCAACTAAATATCGTTATTACCAGATTGCATATTCCACATTTCTGCATATTCACCATTAAGTTTAATTAAATCTTTATGAGTTCCCTTTTCTACAATTTTACCTTTATTTAGTAATATAATTGATTCTGCTGAGGATATAGTACTAAGTCTATGAGCGATAATTATGAGGgttctattttttcttaaatcTTCAACAGctttttgaaataaatattctgTTTTAGAATCTAACGAACTTGTAGCTTCatcaaaaataacaattttagGATCTTTTAACAAACATCTAGCAATAGCAATTCTTTGTCTTTCACCACCTGATAATTTCACACCTTTATTTCCAACAATTGTATCCCATTTTTTCGGAAGTGCTTCTATAAAATCATATAACTGAGCTGATTTTGTAGCTTTAATTACTTCATCATCTGTTGCATCTAATTTaccatataatatattatattttatcgtttcattaaataatatagtaTCTTGAGGTACAATTCCAATAATACTTCGAATAGAatttctattatatttgttgaTATTTCTACCTCCTATTTTAATATCTCCTTCAGCATCATAAAAACGATATAACAGTTTTGCAATTGTTGATTTTCCTGAACCCGTATGTCCAACCAATGCACATGTTGTACCAGctggaataaaaaaacttatAGACTTTAATGTTCTGTGATTTGTTTGTTTTGGATAACTAAAATTTACATCAGAAAATTCGATATGCACaccaaattttttttcatgagATGTAAGGGAAAATGATTCTAAATCTTTATCATCTGTGACAGgtattttatcttttaaagCTTCTGTTAAGTCATATATATCTGTATAAGATTTAACTatagtaaaatataatgttcCTAAAATAGTTAACGGTGCAAATACGttagatatatatacaataacGCTTATAAATATTCCACTATCTTCTCCATCGTATATTATCATATGAATAGCACAAAGTAAAGTAAAGAATAATGTACcatttaaaacaaattgTTGAACAATATTTAACATTCCTAAACtgtttaaaattttaatattatatctatTAAAATTAGATAATGCACcacaaaatttttttatttcaaaattttcattattaaaatattttacattttcataattCTCTAACGAATCATGAGCTATGCCatgatataaattatccattttatttactttggttcttattttttttctccattttgttatttttattgtagcatatatatatataattaatccTAAAATTAATATGCTACCCAATAAAcggtttttatatttgaatataaatataatgcatGTTACTACACCTTCAATTACTGCaggtattatatatacaataaaagAATTCATCAAATTATTTGTACTTTCAGTTCCTCTATCAACTATTCGCATTATCCCCCCagcatttttatttgaaaacCATTCATAAGACAGATTATGaaatttatgaaatataGATTCCTGAAGTTCTATAAATGCAGATTGTTTTACATGTGAATATAATACCCCagatatttcttttaaaaattttgaaaaaaagaaaaaagatgaatatattcctaaataatataaagaattatGATAATTCTTATTTAATACTTCAGTTGATGCTAATCCAAGATAAATTGGTGATACAACACTAAAAACTTTTGAAacaataattaaaataaatattaataatacatatgtTCGTAAAATTAAACTATTCCCTTTTAAATCTATTCTTCTACTGGGCCATAAATAtggtaataaaatatttttaaattctgAATATTCAAAACTGTTTTCTAGAAATGCAATATTTTTCGACGATTCAGTTTCACTATCATTAGTTTCATCAAATGATGTACTAGAATTATCAtctttactttttttttttattttattattattttgtttataactATAATGACTACTAATagacaattttatattattttttactaaatCATCTTTGATTGATTTATCTATCTCTAACTCATCAATTgatattgttttttctctcatttttttttgtgattttttattttcaatattctTACTTAAATCATCAtaatcatttaatttagTATATGGCATATCATTATCTATTGATATATCTTGtctttttctattattttctaattgtttattttcattatttaagtCTATATCGTTATTACTACATGTTGTATtcatttcattattttgtgACAAAATTGAATTATATTTGAGCATTGATTTATCACAATGAATGCCcagtataatattttcattattctCCATACCCTTTAgcagtattttttttaattctattTTAGcaactatattttttttattaataatatatacataccgatggaaaaagtaataatatatggtTGAAATAAGGTTATATGTTATTAATACAACTCTAAAAATTATCACATATAAATCGTTAAGATCATTCtgatttttgtttatatccataaaatagttaaaattaattatctTCAAACacattataattataaatattccaatcaaattatttccaaatttatgcattttttttaatgcttgtaaatcatatattttagaaTTAACAATTACCGAAAGTGTTGTATATCCTATTCTTATACACCCTAAAATAATCATGTCAATTAATGTGTTACaaaaactataaaaatttccattttcattttgataagaataatatatattaaatctGTAACATCCGCAAAATGTTGCTATAAGGATAATTAAATCtattatatgatatatcacaaactttttatttgatttttttttttttagttcaTTCTTAATCCAAAGATGCCTCACGTATTCATAGTTTGACACAtccattttataaaatgaaataaaaaaaatataaatatgaaaaagaCAATGAAATGTAATGCCtctttgtaaaaataaaccaACTTGggtataaaatatatgaaaataaatttaactACAAACTCAAAAAAACCaaacaaatgaaaaatgataatattactaaaaataatacaagctatatcattatttcaaataatataatttaacatatattatatatatatacaacaCCACATTATCCGCAAAATATACTCAATGacgaatatatattatacccTAAATAATGGgcatataaagaaaaatatatttatatagaaTGCAAATTTATACTatgaattaatttttttcatttataataCTCTACCTTTATATATCaaccatttttttttctatatatatatacagttaagtaatattttttaatcctattttttttttttttttttttttcgtatCTTATTGatgaataaatatgcaaTGCACCgccattttcatttttttacttttgaCAATGTactataaatttttttctcctttaactattttagtatttattattaacatttttataattttattttatatatttttataaaataaatacttattattttattttccttgGGCCGTTTTGGCGAATATATGCACACAATTTCTTTTTACAAATTTCGTGCAtgattgaaaatatatatttttcatttctgttttttttttttttaatttctttgatataatatttacaatACCCTTTTTACATCGTTATTTTCTATCACTATTTAtgtcattattttatatcgttaattttattttccccATTTTATGGTAATGCAAAACGAAGCTTTAGCTAAAAGTCTAAACagagaataataaaataattcatctatacatttttatatttttacatttttatatttttacatttttatatttacatgCTCAAATAAGTTTagcataaaaataaaatattgttcCTCTTAAAGTGAagaaaattgtatatatatctttatttttttacatttaaaaaaataaaaattaaaacacacaaatttaacaaatgccaattaaaaaaaaaaatttaaagaaaattagaaacaaaaatacaatacggttacatatataaatatatatcacaTGCTCCATTAAATTAGAAAGTTATACATTTGACGATATACCAAAAATTGTTTCTTTTCCCAGTCaataaaagtaaatatatgtaaaggTATGATGTACTGTTTTATGCACATATGAAAGCCCAATATTCATTGAGTTTGTTTCTCGATTTTATGATGTTTGAATTTATCTTCTTTTTGCTTGCTGTTAAGGTCAAAGTTCAattcatca
This DNA window, taken from Plasmodium berghei ANKA genome assembly, chromosome: 13, encodes the following:
- a CDS encoding ABC transporter B family member 2, putative, whose protein sequence is MDVSNYEYVRHLWIKNELKKKKSNKKFVIYHIIDLIILIATFCGCYRFNIYYSYQNENGNFYSFCNTLIDMIILGCIRIGYTTLSVIVNSKIYDLQALKKMHKFGNNLIGIFIIIMCLKIINFNYFMDINKNQNDLNDLYVIIFRVVLITYNLISTIYYYFFHRYVYIINKKNIVAKIELKKILLKGMENNENIILGIHCDKSMLKYNSILSQNNEMNTTCSNNDIDLNNENKQLENNRKRQDISIDNDMPYTKLNDYDDLSKNIENKKSQKKMREKTISIDELEIDKSIKDDLVKNNIKLSISSHYSYKQNNNKIKKKSKDDNSSTSFDETNDSETESSKNIAFLENSFEYSEFKNILLPYLWPSRRIDLKGNSLILRTYVLLIFILIIVSKVFSVVSPIYLGLASTEVLNKNYHNSLYYLGIYSSFFFFSKFLKEISGVLYSHVKQSAFIELQESIFHKFHNLSYEWFSNKNAGGIMRIVDRGTESTNNLMNSFIVYIIPAVIEGVVTCIIFIFKYKNRLLGSILILGLIIYIYATIKITKWRKKIRTKVNKMDNLYHGIAHDSLENYENVKYFNNENFEIKKFCGALSNFNRYNIKILNSLGMLNIVQQFVLNGTLFFTLLCAIHMIIYDGEDSGIFISVIVYISNVFAPLTILGTLYFTIVKSYTDIYDLTEALKDKIPVTDDKDLESFSLTSHEKKFGVHIEFSDVNFSYPKQTNHRTLKSISFFIPAGTTCALVGHTGSGKSTIAKLLYRFYDAEGDIKIGGRNINKYNRNSIRSIIGIVPQDTILFNETIKYNILYGKLDATDDEVIKATKSAQLYDFIEALPKKWDTIVGNKGVKLSGGERQRIAIARCLLKDPKIVIFDEATSSLDSKTEYLFQKAVEDLRKNRTLIIIAHRLSTISSAESIILLNKGKIVEKGTHKDLIKLNGEYAEMWNMQSGNNDI